Proteins encoded by one window of Methylovirgula ligni:
- a CDS encoding 4a-hydroxytetrahydrobiopterin dehydratase, whose product MSERQHERTYDEAEIKAHLERELPHWHYEDGWIRRKYRTQSWKGTLMVINTVGHLAEAAWHHPDITASYAWVEVRLKNHAAKGITDKDFELAKKIEEVVQWQPGRESSALEGTPADDQRFAYIKYDKN is encoded by the coding sequence ATGAGCGAACGTCAGCACGAGCGCACCTATGACGAAGCCGAGATCAAGGCGCATCTGGAACGCGAATTGCCGCATTGGCACTACGAGGACGGCTGGATAAGACGGAAATATCGTACCCAAAGCTGGAAGGGTACGCTGATGGTGATCAATACGGTCGGCCACCTCGCCGAGGCCGCCTGGCACCATCCCGACATCACAGCGTCTTACGCCTGGGTTGAAGTCCGCTTGAAAAATCATGCCGCCAAGGGCATCACCGACAAGGACTTCGAACTGGCGAAGAAGATCGAGGAGGTTGTGCAGTGGCAGCCCGGCAGGGAAAGCTCCGCGCTCGAAGGCACACCGGCCGACGATCAGCGTTTCGCCTATATAAAATACGATAAAAACTGA